The DNA window CGCGGCGTGAAATCGATCCAACTCGACCTGGGCGATTATCCGAACCCCGGGCTGCTCGCGATTTCCCCGACGTTTCCCTTCGAGCAATCGCTCCAGGCGCAATGGGCCTTTGACGCCGACGACCGACTGATCGAGCTTTTTCTGGATCGCAGTCTGAAGCAATAGCCCGCCACCATTTATGAACTCCGAACACTCCTGCTGCGGCGGTCACGATCACTCGGTGACCCCGCCCGCTTCCGCGAAATATTTCTGCCCGATGTGTCCCGGAGTCGAATCCGACTCGCCCGGAGCTTGCCCGAAATGCGGCATGGCTCTGGAACGCAATCCGTCGTGGAAACCTCAGAAAATTTACACCTGCCCGATGCATCCCGAAGTCGTGCAGGATTCGCCCGGCGCGTGCCCGATCTGCGGGATGGCGCTGGAGTTGCAATCCGCCGCCGAGCCGGAGGACGACGCGGAATTGCGCGACATGACCCGCCGGTTCTGGTTCGGCGGACTGGCGGCGCTGCCAGTATTTTTGCTGGCGATGGCGCATATTTTCCCCGGCTCGCCGCATTGGCTGATGGGCTCCGCCTCGCGCTGGACGCAGGCCATTCTGGCGACGCCCGTGGTGCTCTGGGCTGGCTGGCCGTTTCTCGTGCGCGGCGCGCGTTCCCTGCGCACGGGCCATTTCAATATGTTCACGCTCATCGCGCTCGGCGTCGGCTCGGCCTGGCTTTACAGCGTGGCGGCGATGCTCGCGCCGGGCTGGTTTCCGAGTTCCATGCGAATGGACGGCGGCGTGGGCATCTACTTCGAGGCGGCGGCGGTGATCGTGGTGCTGGTGTTGCTCGGCCAGGTGTTGGAACTCCGCGCGCGCAGTCGCACCGGGAGCGCGATCCGGGCTCTCCTCGAGTTGGCGCCCGCCACGGCGCGTCTCGTGGAGAAGAATGAGGAACGCATTGTACCGCTGGAAAGCGTCCGGGCCGGAAACATTTTGCGAGTAAAACCGGGCGACAAAATCCCGGTCGATGGCGTGGTTTCCGAAGGGCAGTCGCAGGTCGATGAGGCCATGCTGACCGGCGAACCGCTCCCAGTCGCGAAGGCGGCGGGCGACCCCGTCACCGGCGGCACGATGAATGGCACGGGCAGTTTTCTGATGGAGGCGCGGCGGGTCGGAGACGAAACCGTGCTCGCCCAGATCGTGCGGATGGTCGGTGATGCGCAACGCAGCCGCGCTCCGATCCAGGCTCTGGCGGACCGGGTGGCAGGCTGGTTTGTGCCAGCGGTCACCGGCATCGCGCTGGTGACGTTTCTGATCTGGCTCTTACTCGGCCCGCAACCAGCCCTCGCTCATGCGCTGGCCAATGCGGTCGCGGTCCTGATCATCGCCTGCCCGTGCGCGCTCGGACTGGCCACGCCGATGAGCATCATGGTCGGCGTCGGGCGCGGCGCGCAGGCGGGCATCCTCGTTAAAAATGCCGAGGCGCTGGAGCGGCTGGAAAAGGTGACGCTCGTGGTGATGGATAAAACCGGCACGCTCACCGAGGGCAAACCGCGCGTGGTGCAGGTCGTGCCCGCCCCAGATTTCGATGAAACTCAACTGCTCGCCCTCGCTGCCGCCGTTGAAAAAAACAGCGAGCATCCCCTCGCCGCCGCCGTCGTGCTGGCCGCCGTTGAGCGCGGGCTGGCCCTGGAAAATGCAGCCGACTTCCAATCGACCACGGCGGAAGGCGTTCGCGCCCGAGTCGGTGAACGTGCCGTTTCCGTGGGCAAACTGGAGTTTCTAAAACAAGCCGAGACTTCCATTCCAATGGAACTCGAACGTGCGGCGGCCAGCCTGAATACCGAGGGCAAAACGACGATTTTCGTGGCGGTCGATGGCAAGTTTGCCGGTTTTCTGGCCATTGCCGACCCCGTAAAAGCGACGACACCGGCAGCCATCGCGAGTCTGCACGCCCTCGGTCTGGAGGTGGTGATGCTGACCGGCGACAACCAGCGAACCGCCGCCTGGCTGGGGCAGCAGCTTGGGTTGGATCAAATCATTGCCGAAATCGCCGCCGCTGGAAAACACGATCAAATCGCCGCCTGGAAACGCTCGGGAAAACGCGTGGCGATGGCAGGCGACGGCATCAACGACGCCCCCGCCCTGGCCGCTGCCGATGTCGGCATCGCCATGGGCACGGGCACCTCCATCGCCATGGAAAGCGCCGGAATCACCCTGCTTGGCGGCGATTTGCAGGGCTTGGTGCGCGCCGTGGTTTTGAGCAGGGCCCTGATGAAAAACATCCGGCAGAATCTGCTGTTCGCTTTTCTCTACAACGCCCTCGGCATCCCCATCGCTGCGGGCGTGTTTTACCCCGTCTTCGGCTGGCTGCTCAGTCCGATGATTGCCGGCGCGGCGATGAGTCTGAGTTCGGTCTCGGTGATCACCAACGCCCTGCGCCTGCGCTCGGTCTCCCTCGACAAAAGCTAACGTTTTCCGCCGGAATATTTCTCGTAGTCGGCTTGGAACTTTTTGAAGTCGGGAAACGTCTGGTGGTAATTCGCCGCGATCGCCTGCTCGACGGTTTGCCCGGCGATCAGAGCATCGGCGAACCCGACGAATTGCTGGCTCGTGCCTTTCGACATCAGGAAACGGACGAACCGTTCGCTCGTCTGGTAGAGCCGCGAGACGTCCTTCGTATTCTGCGGATAAGCCTCGAGATGAATCAATTCCTCCAGCGGCATATCGGCGACTTCCAATCGATTCTGGAGGCGCTTCAAGGTCTGGTTTTTGCGCCCGGCCACGGCGGCGCTGCCCATGTATTCAGCGACGCCCTCGTTCAACCAGAGCGGCCAGCGGCGTTCGCGGTAAATGCGCGCGACCACGGCATGGGTCGTCTCGTGAGCCAGCGTTTGCGAGTCAAAGGAACCGCCGTTTTGCCCGCGCACATTCAGAAAAAGTTCGTCACCGTAAGCGAAACTGCTGGTCCATTCCGGCATCTGGGTTTTCGCCACAAAACTGGCCCATTCCCCGGCGTCCTCGAAAACATAAACATGCGACTTGCGGGCGTATTGAGCCGGAGTGGTGCCAAGTTGCGCGGCGATGAAGGCGAGGTTGAACTCGACTTCGCGGCCCACTTTCCGCGCCTCGGTCATGCGCCGGAAATGAATGTAGAAATTCGGCGTCTCAGCGACTTTCCATTTCTCCGGCAGGATGGCGAGCGCGACCTGGCCTTTCTCGGAAATGCCCTCCTGCGGGACTTTGTCGGGCGCGATTTCGGCAAGCGGAGTTTCGCGCGGCGGCTGCGGCGGCGTGAGTTGACTGTAACTCGACTGAAGGGCCAGTCCGAGGATCAGGCCGACTCTAAAAAAGCTCATGGGCGAGCACGCTCAGGCAATACAAGCTAGCCGTTTCCGTGCGCAAAACGATGGGTCCCAGCGTGATCGGCTTGCAGCCGTGGCTCTTCGCCAGTGCGATCTCGGCGGGGGTGAAATCTCCCTCCGGTCCCACGAGAATGAGGACGCTGGCGGGCGGTTTGCCGGTTTCTTTTTCGACTTCGGCGAGGACGTTTTTCAACCCGCGTGCATCGGGCTGAAGCGAGGCGATGAGCATGAGGTCGTAGCGCGTGCCCTGCTCGAAAAAGGCCTTGGGCGAGAGCGGTTTGGCGATTTCCGGCAGCCAGTTTTGGCCGCATTGTTTGGCTGCTTCGATGACTACTTCCTGCCATTTGGCGCGTTTTTTATCGGAGTCGCCCGCGTCGATCTGAACGACGGTGCGCTCGGACAAAATCGGAGCAATCACCGCCGCGCCGAGTTCGGTCGCTTTCTGGACGATGAGGTCCATGTTTTTGCCCTTGGGAATGGCTTGCCCGAGCGTGATCGCGGCCTTCAGCTTCGGCGTGCGGGCTGTCTGCTGGGCTTTCAAGCGAACGCCATTTTTTTTGGTCTCGGCGATTTCGGCGGTGATTTCAGTTCCATTGCCATTGAAGACGACTACGCGCTGGCCCTTTTCGAGACGGAGAACGTCGAGCGCGTGATGCGATTCTTCAGGGCTGAGAACGAGCTGGTCGGGGTTCCAATCGGCGGCGGGAATGTAAAAACGATGCATGGTTTTAAAGAAAGGACGGTAAGTGTCGCGCAAGCAGACGAATCTTCAACAGCAGGGTTTTTCCAGTCGAGTTGCGTTGTTATTTCGGCAGCAGGGCGCGCAATTTGGCCTCCGAACCGTGCAGGGTGAGGACGTGGCCCTGCTGATTCTGCGAGCGCAGCGCCAGCGCCCAGCCGTCGAGATTCGCCATCTGCCAGTCGTCATCATTGGGTTCGAGGCCAAAATCTTCCGCCCGAAAGAGCATCAGCACCGCGTGCGAATCCTTCAGCCCGATCTGGACCACGGTGTGTCCATCGACCTGATTCACCCCCAGGACCGACGCTGAGGCCGAGGCGAATGCAGGCGGGATCGGATAATTTTCCAACCCGTATTTGAGAAAGAGCACGTCGGCGAGTTCGCCCACGGGCACGTCCACGGCCTGCATTTCACTCGGGGACAACTCTTCCGCGGCATCGACAAATTTCTGCGCCAGCACTTCGTCGGCCTTCGACTGCCAGTCGTTCCAGATCCAGGCCGCGACGGCGCAGAGCACGAGCCCGGCAAAAACCAGGGAAATGCCGAGCGGGCTGAAGAGGCGAAACGGCGGGCTGGCCTCCTGCACGGTGACGGCGAAACGGTTGAGCATTTCCGCTGAAACCGGGATCGAGACCAGCGCGGCGGCGATTTTCTCCATGGGCATGGAAGTCGCCTCATCGCCCTCGGACGGACCGCAGATGGTGGTGATTTCTCCTGGGGAAAACTCCCCAAAACCGAGCAGCGTGGCCACGGCGCGGTCGCGGGTTTTCATCCACTGAAATTGCGGAGGAAGATTGCTGATCGGAGCGTCGCCACGCGGAAGGGGCCGGGTTTCCCAGAGCGCGCGGAGGAGTTGCACGCGAGTTTCATGCGAATCAGCGGCGGCGAGGCGGGTGAGTTTTTCATCCAGCACCTCGTGGACGAGGCTCTCGGCCTCCTCGTTGATCCCGGCCAGAGCCACGGAAAACCGATACAGCACCGCGAAATCTGTGGGGGAGAGGGACGAGATCAAGGCGCGAAACTAAAATAACGCGGCGGAATCGACAAGCGCCGTCTCTCTGGGAGAATGAACGAAGTTTTCGGTTGCGTTTGGCTTTGAAACAGGTAGTTATTCTGCCCCTCTCAACCAGCGGGGACTTTTTCTATGAGCATCATTATCGACAAAATCGAGCAGGAACAATTCAAGACCGACCTTACTCCCTTCAACGTGGGCGACAGCGTGAAGGTCCACACCCGCGTCGTGGAAGGTGACAAGGAGCGCATCCAGATTTTCGCCGGCATCGTCATTGGCAAAAAAGGCCGCGGCCTAAACGCCATGTTCACCGTCCGCCGCATTTCTTATGGCGAAGGTGTCGAGCGCGTATTCCCGATTCATTCGCCTCGCATCGCGAAGGTCGATGTCGAGCGCCAGGGCAATGTGCGCCGCGCCAAACTGAATTATCTCCGCGGACGCAAGGGCAAGCAGGCCATGACCGTGAAGCAAAAGGCAGCCGCTTAATCGTTCTGATTCGACTGTAACTCCTTTCAAAAAAGGCCGGGCTTTCACAGTCCGGCCTTTTTTATTAGACTGAAGCCATGCCCTGCTCCCTGCGCCACGAAAACCGACTGCGCGCGCTCGGCCACAGCCGCATCGCCGGAATCGACGAGGCGGGTCGCGGCCCCTTGGCGGGGCCGGTCGTGGTGGCGGCGGTGATTTTGCCGCTAAAGTTTCGCCATCGGGTGTTAAACGACTCGAAGCAGCTCAACGAGAAACAGCGCGAATCCATTTACCTCGAGATCAGCACCCGCGACGACATCGTTTGGTCGGTGGTGAGCATCGAGCCGTCCGAGATTGACCGGCTGAACATTCTCCGCGCCACGCACGAGGGAATGCGCCGGGCGGCAGCCGAGTTGGAACCGGATCACGCGCTGATCGACGGCTTGCCGGTGAGGCCGTTTCCCTATCCGCACACCGCGCTGGTGCAGGGCGACGGGCTGAGTTTTAGCATCGCGGCGGCCAGCATTATTGCCAAAGTCACCCGTGACCGGCTGATGCACGAGTGGCACGAACGGCATCCGATTTACGAATTTTCCCAAAACAAAGGCTACCCAACGCCGCAGCATCTCGCCACACTGCGCGAGCATGGGCCTTGTCCAATTCATCGCCGCTCGTTTGCGCCGGTCGCCCAAAGCTGGCTCGACTTCGGACCATCTGGAACTCGGACGGACGGGTGAAAAACTGGCCGAGCGCCATCTGCGGCGTCACGGTTACAAGGTGCTCTATCGCAACTTTCGCGGCCCGCACGGCGGCGAGGTGGACATCATTTGCCGCGACAAGAAGGAAAAGAAACTCGTCTTTATCGAAGTCAAAACCCGCACCTCGGAGAAATATGGACGCCCCATCACGGCGGTCGATCACGGGAAACAATTTTACATCGCGCGCGGCGCATTGGCCTGGCTGCGAATGCTGGATGACCCGGAAGTCCCCTTTCGCTTCGATGTCGTGGAGGTCGTCATGGACGAGCCGCAGCCCACGATCACCATTGTGACGGACGCCTTTTCCCTGCCCGCGCCGTATCGTTATTAGCGCCTGACCAGCTTGTAAGACGTATTAAAAACCATCGGGCCGTTCTCGGTTTGCACCGAAAAACTCACCGCTCCATGGCTCGTATCTGCGGGGGTCGTCTGGCCCGTGACCACTTTCACGTCGCCCTTGTCGTTCGTCGCCTTGCCGGTGAATTTCACTGGCTCGCCCTTGGTCATTTGCATCACCGTTTCGTCGCTTGCCTGCAAAAAGAGCTTCCCCGTTTCGCTCTTGAAAGTAAATGGAGTCACCTTCAACTGGTAGCTCCCGAGATACGCCTCTTTCTCGTGCTCCAGCGTGCTGACGATCAGGTTTGCCTTGGCCAGGGACACCTTTGTCGCGCTCGGCTCGACGATCATTTTCGGCGCCTCCTCCGCATGAGCGAAAGAAGAAACTGCCAGTCCCAAAACAAACAATGCCGTCTTCATGACGCGTAGAAATCGTTTTTGTGACACGCCTGTAACGTATCAAATTTCCCGCCGCCCACAACCGGCGTTCAACTAAACATTGAAACGGAAGTCAAACACGTCGCCGTCTTGCACCACGTATTCTTTCCCTTCGATGCGAAGTTTGCCCGCCTCGCGCGCCTTGGCCATGCTGCCCAGGCGGGCCAAATCCTCAAACGCGACGGTCTCCGCCGCGATGAAGCCGCGCTCGAAATCGCTATGAATCACGCCCGCCGCCGCCGGTGCTTTGTCGCCGATCCGAATCGTCCAGGCGCGGGTTTCCTTCTCGCCAGTCGTCAGATACGTCCGCAACCCGAGCAAATGATACACGGCCCGAATCAAACTCCCGACGCCGCTTTCCGGCACGCCGAGATCCTTCAAAAACTCCGTCGCTTCCTCGGCTGAAAGGTCGGTCAATTCGCTCTCGATCTGGGCGCTGATAACCACCGCTTCCGTGCCGAAATGGGCGCGGGCGTAATCGCGCACGGCCTGCACGTAACGCGCGGCGGGCGTGAGCTCGACCACGTCCTTCGGCAGCGCCATTTCGTTGTCATCGGCCGAATCGACCAGCGCCACGACGCTCGCGAGATCGCCCTCGGCCACGTTGCAGGCGAAGAGCGTGGGTTTTGCGCTGAGCAGGAAAAATTCCGCGATCAATTTCTTCTCATCCGCCGACGCCTCGAAGGTCACCGCCGGTTTTCCAGAGTCCAGATACGGCATCAATCGCTCGATCAACGCGATCTCAGCCAGCGCCGTTTTGTCGCCGACGCGAGCCGCCTTTTTCTGGCGATCCGCGCGTTTCTGGAGCGACGCCATGTCGGCCAAAATGAGTTCGGTATTAATCACCTCAATGTCGCGCACCGGATCGACCGTGCCCGAAACGTGATGAATATCGGCGTCCTCGAAGCAGCGCACGACCTGCACAATGGCGTCGGTCTCCCGGATATTGGCCAAAAACTGATTCCCCAAGCCCTCGCCCTTGCTGGCATCCTTCACGAGCCCGGCGATATCGACAAACTCAATCGCCGCCGGGATCAACTTCTGCGAACCGCTGATTTTCGAGAGCACTTCGAGCCGATAATCAGGCACGGTGACGATGCCGACATTCGGGTCGATCGTGCAAAACGGGTAATTGGCCGCCGTCGCCTTGCGGGTGCGGGTGACAGCATTAAAAAGAGTCGATTTGCCGACATTGGGAAGACCGACGATTCCAGCGGATAACATAGGGCGGCGACTCTAGCGCATCGCACCCAGACTGGCTAGCGGCGAAGTGAGGAAAGGGGGCGAGTTAGAGGTTGAACGGCGCATTCCGCTATGTAGTAATGTCGAAATGGCTGGCCTGAAGGAGCAACTCGAAATGCTGAAACCCGACTGGGCTCTTTTCGACGTGCAGCGCGCGTGGCTTTTCGGTTCGAGAGCCACCGGAAACGCTGCACCCGACAGCGACTGGGATTTCTTGGTGCAGTTTTCCCACCCGCCCGGCTTCGAGGCATTCATGGGACTGCGCGACCGGCTCGCCCATCGTCTCGGCGCACGCGTGGATTTGCTGTCACGCTCCGCCTGCAAACCGCGTTTCCTAGAGGAAATCGAAAAGGAACTCGTCGATGTCACGTAGCATTTCCCTCCGCAGCTGGACATCATCGAAAGCTGCGACCGAATCAAAAGCTACATCGCGGGTCTGGACAGCGGCTCTTTCGAAGCCGACTTGAAAACACAAGACGCCGTAATCCGTCAATTTGAAGTCATCGGTGAAGCCGTGAAAAGCCTGCCTGAATCTCTCACTGCGTCTCATCCGGAGATTCCCTGGAAGCAGATCGCCGGCTTTCGCGATGTTTTGGCTCACTCCTATTTTGCCGTGGATGCCTCGGTAGTCTGGGATGCCGCCCAGAACAAGGTGCCGCTGCTCAAAACGGCCTGCGGACAACTCTTGGAGCGTTAGGCTATTGCCTCAAATCCAGCAGCATTTGCCTGGCGGTCTGCTCAAGCCCCGGGAGTTGTTTCTGCGCCGCTTTCCAAAGAATAGCATAATCAAGGCCGTCGTAACCATGCGCCACGCGGTCGCGCAGTCCGGCGGCACCCTTCCAATCGACAGCGGAATATTGTTCCCGAAGAGAGATCGGCAGTCGTTTGACGGCTTCACCGATGCATTGCATGACTCGCTCGAAGGCCCGCAGCCTCATGGTGTTCGAGAGCAGGCTATCGAGCGTCTCCCCACTCATAAAGGTGTTTACCTCAGAGATGAACTCCAAGATTTGCCTAAGCGTAATGCGAGGATCATGATTGCTCATAGATCGGTGTGAGCTCGGGCTCCACTAATGGCCTGATATGTTTTCCCAATTGAGAAACGACATCGACTTTGCGGCCAAAAAGCGGCTCCAAGTCCTCATGCCAGTGGAAAAATTCCCATCCTGGAATCCGGTCGGGCAGAAACTCCACCAGCACATCCACGTCGCTATGATTCGGATCGAAGTCGGGCCGGACGACGGAGCCGAAGAGGCTCATCCGCCGGATGCCGCGCTCGCGACAGAATGCGGCGATGCGTTCGCGATCAATCGGAATGGGTAGTTCGGCGAGTGTCATCGGAGTGTGGCCACAGGCTTATGTAGAGGAGCGAAGCAGGTTTTGAAAGCGAAAGTGGTGGTTCTGTGCCTAAACCTACTTCCGGGCTGAATCGACTTGCAGGAGGATGGTCGTTTTGTCGCCGCGATCTTCGTAGGTCACGAGTTCCCTCGCCTCGGGATGATGCTTGCGCACGTCGGCCAAGGGTTTGCCGCGAGCCAGAATGTAATGCGCGTCGCGCGGGAGATCATCGGCCTTGTCCACGAATTGATAGGGATCGGTCAGGTAAAAAAAGATCGGCTGCGAACCCGGATCGACCGCGTAAAGCGTCTCGCCATCGGGCACGGCGGCGTTGATTTTGTCGCCCGCCGCACGCCAGAGGGAACGCTTTTTGAGTTGGGGCACGATGGCCAGCGAGTAGATCGCCATGAGCAAAACGAAGAGAAATCCGCTGCGTTGCGCGAGGACCTTTAACCCGCCGACTCCGCCGCCAGTGGCCGTGCGCCAGATTTTCCAGAGCCTCTCGGGAAGCGTGCCCCATTCGAGTAAGAGCGCAATTAGGAGGGCAAAGGGGACGGTGACCGGCATGGTGTAGCGAGGCAGCGAACCGGGCGCGAGGCTCACGGCGAGGAAGCTGAAAACGACCGCCCAGCGCAACCCGCGAGTGAGAGCCCGGATTTTTTCCGGCGAGTCCGGTCGCAATGGCACCCAGGCGAACGGGAGAAACAGGGACCACGGCAGGAGGTTGGCGAGGCCGCGCGGGATGTTCAGTATCCAGCCGCTGAGATCGAAATCGGAGCCGTCGAGGCGGTCGGTGAGTTGATGAATCATGGCGCTGCCCGCGCCGCCGGTGCGCGCATGGAAGGGCACCCACCAGAGCGCGACGAGTCCGGTCGCGATGAGCAGGGAAACGAGATGCGCGGGGTGCGGCAGCTTGCAGAGTTCACGGCTTTTCCAAAGCACGGCGACGACCACCGCATAGAAAAAAAGCAGATGCACCGGGCCTTTTAAGAGGTAGCCGCAGCCGAGTGCGATTCCAATGCCAGCCGCCATGCGCCACGGGCGGTCGAGCATCCAGCCGCGCAGCCAGGCGATGATCGCGATTCCCGTCGCGGCGGAATAAAGGGCGTCGATTTCCAACATGCGGCCTTTGTCGATCATGCCCAGATTCGTGAGCGTGAAGACGGCGGCGGCGAAGGCGGCGGGATGCCCCAGCCAGCGCGCGCCTGCCAGAAAGACAGCCAGCGCGACCGCCAAAACCCCGAGCACCGACGGCAAACGGGCGGTCCATTCGTTTTCGACGCCGGTGAGTTTGAAGCTGATCGCCGCCAGCCAGTTGATCATCGGCGGCTTGCGCAAATAAGTTTCGCCGCCGACTTGCGGGACGATCCAGTCGCCATTTCGCAGCATGGTTTGTCCCGGCAAAATGCGGCGCCCCTCCTCGCCCTTGAGTTCGAGTGTTCCCAATGTCGGCAGGTAGATGCCCGCCCAGATCGCGAGGATGAGGAGCGCCGAACGCAGCAGAACCCAAGTCTTGGGCGGAGTTAAACTCGATTCTGGAGAACCTTGAGGGAGTGGATTGGAAGGGGACATCTGCAAACAACTTGGCGCGACAGCGCAGCGAAGGAAACCACCAAGGCACCGAAATTGCCAGTGAGAAGCAAAATTCGACAGGCGGCTTCGTCAGCTTCAGCTCCAAGAAGAGATGTAAGTTGTCTCTGATTTTGGGCCAAGCGACGGGACTGCTTTTCGGCGAGACGCCAAAAAGTACACGCGAGACGCGTGCGCTCCCGCTATTTCCCAGCTTCGCTGAGGATGATCTGGCCTTCGGCGACGATTTCCTCGCCGACGCGGGCGACGGTTTCAAATTGGAGCAGTCCGGCCATTTCGCCGCGTTTGGTGGCTTCGAGTTCGATCCGTTCGCCGGGCAAAACGGCGCGCTTGAATTTCATCGCGCGAATGGCCGAGAGCAAAAAGCTGCGCCTGGCACTCCCGCTGCCTGCCGCGATCCCGGCGGCTTGCGCCAAAGCCTCGGTGAGAATCACTCCCGGCACGATGGGATTCCCCGGAAAATGGCCGCGAAAAAAATCGCGGTCGAGTCCGAACGCAATCTCGCAGCGGGCCCATTCGCCGTCGCGGGTTTCCAGCACGCGATCCACGAAAATGAACGGCTCCCCATGGGGCAAACCATGCGCCGCCGGGTCGTTGTCTGTGTTGAAACAAGTCACGAGCCGTCTCTAGTTCCCCTGGGCAGGCGGCGCGGCCATCGGCGTCTCCTGGGCCGGAACGAAATAGGCAAATTTATAGGAACCTTTCTCGCGTTTGATGCCCGCGCGGAAGCCGGTGTAATTCGGATCAGCCGCAAACTCCGGCGGCGCGACGAGGAAGTTTCCATTGGGCAGAAACTGGCTGTTCACGACCCGCTGCAACTCGGGCCAGAGCTGGTTGTCGTCCCAATATTTAAAGCAGCCGTAACCGTCGCTCCCCGGTGCCCAACTGTAGCCAAAATCGGCGGTCATCATGGTGGACATCACCCGGATGTCTTTATTGGCCACAGCTTTGCGCAGGCGGCCGACGAAGGCCTTGAACGAGTCGTCCTGCACCTGATCGCGCTGCCGGGAAAGCTCGTCGGCCTTCTTTTCCTGCTCGGCCTTTTGGGCGGGCGTCTTGCAACTGGCGAGCCCCATTAGCAGCGCGGCGGCGAGGAAGAGTCGGAGGTAAATCAACATGGGCGAAATCATAGGGACGCCGGATGGATTATCAAGTCGGCAGAGAGAGGAAGGCTGAAACTTGAAAGCATGTTGGCAGGCTTGTCAGGCAGGTTTTTTTACGGCAATGTGGCTCATGCCCGTGCTGCCCATCATCGAAATGACGGAGGACGATCCCCGCTGGTTGCAGATGCAGCGCGATAAAGTCGAGGCGCGCATTCGCTTCGGTAAATCGGCGCAGGCCCGGGAGGAACGCGACGCTTTGCTGGATCCCACACGCGTGAGACCCGATTGGACGTGGCAACCGCTGCCCGTGGAGCCGCCTTTTGAGGTGATCCCGTGGGATTAGTCACGTTGGGGGATTTTGAGGAGGTGCTGCGGGAGGCGGCCTCTGGAGAAGTGGCTTATGCTCTCGTCGGAGGATTGGCGGTGGCCTTGTGGGCGGAACGATTTGCCGTCGGAGTCGCGCATCTC is part of the Chthoniobacterales bacterium genome and encodes:
- a CDS encoding copper-translocating P-type ATPase, with protein sequence MNSEHSCCGGHDHSVTPPASAKYFCPMCPGVESDSPGACPKCGMALERNPSWKPQKIYTCPMHPEVVQDSPGACPICGMALELQSAAEPEDDAELRDMTRRFWFGGLAALPVFLLAMAHIFPGSPHWLMGSASRWTQAILATPVVLWAGWPFLVRGARSLRTGHFNMFTLIALGVGSAWLYSVAAMLAPGWFPSSMRMDGGVGIYFEAAAVIVVLVLLGQVLELRARSRTGSAIRALLELAPATARLVEKNEERIVPLESVRAGNILRVKPGDKIPVDGVVSEGQSQVDEAMLTGEPLPVAKAAGDPVTGGTMNGTGSFLMEARRVGDETVLAQIVRMVGDAQRSRAPIQALADRVAGWFVPAVTGIALVTFLIWLLLGPQPALAHALANAVAVLIIACPCALGLATPMSIMVGVGRGAQAGILVKNAEALERLEKVTLVVMDKTGTLTEGKPRVVQVVPAPDFDETQLLALAAAVEKNSEHPLAAAVVLAAVERGLALENAADFQSTTAEGVRARVGERAVSVGKLEFLKQAETSIPMELERAAASLNTEGKTTIFVAVDGKFAGFLAIADPVKATTPAAIASLHALGLEVVMLTGDNQRTAAWLGQQLGLDQIIAEIAAAGKHDQIAAWKRSGKRVAMAGDGINDAPALAAADVGIAMGTGTSIAMESAGITLLGGDLQGLVRAVVLSRALMKNIRQNLLFAFLYNALGIPIAAGVFYPVFGWLLSPMIAGAAMSLSSVSVITNALRLRSVSLDKS
- a CDS encoding 16S rRNA (uracil(1498)-N(3))-methyltransferase — translated: MHRFYIPAADWNPDQLVLSPEESHHALDVLRLEKGQRVVVFNGNGTEITAEIAETKKNGVRLKAQQTARTPKLKAAITLGQAIPKGKNMDLIVQKATELGAAVIAPILSERTVVQIDAGDSDKKRAKWQEVVIEAAKQCGQNWLPEIAKPLSPKAFFEQGTRYDLMLIASLQPDARGLKNVLAEVEKETGKPPASVLILVGPEGDFTPAEIALAKSHGCKPITLGPIVLRTETASLYCLSVLAHELF
- the rplS gene encoding 50S ribosomal protein L19 produces the protein MSIIIDKIEQEQFKTDLTPFNVGDSVKVHTRVVEGDKERIQIFAGIVIGKKGRGLNAMFTVRRISYGEGVERVFPIHSPRIAKVDVERQGNVRRAKLNYLRGRKGKQAMTVKQKAAA
- a CDS encoding ribonuclease HII encodes the protein MPCSLRHENRLRALGHSRIAGIDEAGRGPLAGPVVVAAVILPLKFRHRVLNDSKQLNEKQRESIYLEISTRDDIVWSVVSIEPSEIDRLNILRATHEGMRRAAAELEPDHALIDGLPVRPFPYPHTALVQGDGLSFSIAAASIIAKVTRDRLMHEWHERHPIYEFSQNKGYPTPQHLATLREHGPCPIHRRSFAPVAQSWLDFGPSGTRTDG
- a CDS encoding YraN family protein encodes the protein MRRSPKAGSTSDHLELGRTGEKLAERHLRRHGYKVLYRNFRGPHGGEVDIICRDKKEKKLVFIEVKTRTSEKYGRPITAVDHGKQFYIARGALAWLRMLDDPEVPFRFDVVEVVMDEPQPTITIVTDAFSLPAPYRY
- the ychF gene encoding redox-regulated ATPase YchF — translated: MLSAGIVGLPNVGKSTLFNAVTRTRKATAANYPFCTIDPNVGIVTVPDYRLEVLSKISGSQKLIPAAIEFVDIAGLVKDASKGEGLGNQFLANIRETDAIVQVVRCFEDADIHHVSGTVDPVRDIEVINTELILADMASLQKRADRQKKAARVGDKTALAEIALIERLMPYLDSGKPAVTFEASADEKKLIAEFFLLSAKPTLFACNVAEGDLASVVALVDSADDNEMALPKDVVELTPAARYVQAVRDYARAHFGTEAVVISAQIESELTDLSAEEATEFLKDLGVPESGVGSLIRAVYHLLGLRTYLTTGEKETRAWTIRIGDKAPAAAGVIHSDFERGFIAAETVAFEDLARLGSMAKAREAGKLRIEGKEYVVQDGDVFDFRFNV
- a CDS encoding nucleotidyltransferase family protein, with the protein product MAGLKEQLEMLKPDWALFDVQRAWLFGSRATGNAAPDSDWDFLVQFSHPPGFEAFMGLRDRLAHRLGARVDLLSRSACKPRFLEEIEKELVDVT
- a CDS encoding DUF86 domain-containing protein, whose amino-acid sequence is MESCDRIKSYIAGLDSGSFEADLKTQDAVIRQFEVIGEAVKSLPESLTASHPEIPWKQIAGFRDVLAHSYFAVDASVVWDAAQNKVPLLKTACGQLLER
- a CDS encoding HepT-like ribonuclease domain-containing protein, which encodes MEFISEVNTFMSGETLDSLLSNTMRLRAFERVMQCIGEAVKRLPISLREQYSAVDWKGAAGLRDRVAHGYDGLDYAILWKAAQKQLPGLEQTARQMLLDLRQ
- a CDS encoding nucleotidyltransferase domain-containing protein — translated: MTLAELPIPIDRERIAAFCRERGIRRMSLFGSVVRPDFDPNHSDVDVLVEFLPDRIPGWEFFHWHEDLEPLFGRKVDVVSQLGKHIRPLVEPELTPIYEQS